One Nostoc punctiforme PCC 73102 DNA window includes the following coding sequences:
- a CDS encoding hemolytic protein HlpA: MQTPITFIIFNRSQKTEKVFEAIRQAKPKKLFVIADGPRSNREGEAEKCEETRAIIERVDWECEVIKNYADLNLGCAKRVSSGLDWVFNNVEETIILEDDCIPHPTFFRFSEELLEKYRYDTRIATISAQNVQFGRKRTNYSYYFSRYNHCWGWASWRRAWQHYDLTMKLWKEVQEENLLHDILIDPKAVNSWRRIFQSVYDNPTGITWDYQWTFACWMQGSLSIIPNVNLISNVGVGADATHFNSKQKFSFINMSMEAIEFPLKHPLFIVRNIEADIFTQKTVYKATALDILKEELKKKLNYSTVKK, translated from the coding sequence ATGCAAACACCAATAACTTTTATTATTTTTAATCGCTCACAAAAAACAGAGAAAGTTTTTGAAGCTATTCGCCAAGCCAAGCCAAAAAAACTTTTTGTCATTGCAGATGGTCCCCGCAGCAACCGTGAAGGGGAAGCAGAAAAGTGTGAAGAAACTAGGGCAATTATTGAGAGAGTTGATTGGGAATGTGAAGTTATTAAAAATTATGCTGATCTCAACTTAGGTTGTGCGAAACGAGTATCTAGTGGTTTAGATTGGGTATTTAATAATGTAGAAGAGACAATTATTTTAGAAGATGATTGTATACCTCACCCAACTTTTTTCAGATTTAGTGAAGAACTGCTGGAAAAATATAGATATGATACTAGAATTGCCACCATCTCTGCCCAAAATGTTCAATTTGGGCGAAAACGTACAAATTACAGTTACTATTTTTCGCGCTATAACCACTGCTGGGGTTGGGCAAGTTGGAGACGTGCTTGGCAACATTATGATTTGACTATGAAACTTTGGAAAGAGGTACAAGAAGAAAATCTTCTACATGACATTCTTATAGATCCAAAAGCAGTAAATTCCTGGCGACGAATATTCCAGTCTGTTTATGACAATCCTACAGGTATAACCTGGGATTATCAATGGACATTTGCTTGCTGGATGCAGGGTAGCTTAAGCATTATTCCCAATGTAAATTTAATTTCTAATGTTGGTGTTGGTGCAGATGCAACTCATTTCAATTCCAAGCAAAAATTTTCTTTTATTAATATGTCGATGGAAGCAATAGAATTTCCCTTAAAACATCCACTATTTATTGTGAGGAATATAGAGGCAGATATTTTTACGCAGAAAACAGTCTATAAAGCAACTGCATTGGATATTCTTAAAGAAGAATTGAAGAAAAAATTAAATTATTCAACAGTCAAAAAATAG
- a CDS encoding flippase produces MLSKLRLKSLSQLKSRSGLRAIIANTGWLFADRILRMGASLVVGVWVARYLGVQQYGLFNYVLAFVSLFSPIFTLGLDDVVVRHIVRQSSNKEEILGTTFWLKLLGGIASVLLAVGSIFFLGEHETLKIWLVAILGMAGIFRAADTIELWFQSQVQSKFSVIAKNIAFLLNTLIKIALILTKAPLLAFAWVTLAEFAMSAIGLLIVYQARGISVLLWRWNFTTAKTLLKESLPLIFSGFAIMIFMRIDQVMLGQMIGDEEVGIYSAAVRVSEIWYFIPAAIVSSVAPSIYAAKEKSESLYYQRIGQLLRLLTYISFAIALPMTFLSDKIIMVMFGSGYAQAGPILAVHIWTSLFVFMGLATSPWFIAESLNHVSLGKTLFGAILNIILNLLLIPKYAGFGAAIATIISQASAAFLCNGFDKRTQKIFNIQVRSLLPFYKF; encoded by the coding sequence ATGCTAAGTAAATTAAGACTTAAAAGCTTATCACAATTAAAATCTCGTTCTGGCTTACGTGCAATTATTGCTAATACAGGTTGGTTGTTTGCTGACCGCATTCTCCGTATGGGTGCAAGCTTGGTAGTAGGAGTATGGGTAGCACGCTATTTAGGGGTACAGCAGTATGGTCTATTTAACTATGTTTTAGCCTTTGTTAGCTTATTTAGTCCGATTTTTACTCTTGGACTAGATGATGTAGTAGTTCGCCATATTGTCCGTCAATCATCAAACAAAGAGGAAATTTTAGGAACCACTTTTTGGCTAAAGTTGCTCGGTGGAATTGCCTCTGTCTTATTAGCAGTTGGCAGTATCTTCTTCTTAGGTGAGCATGAAACACTGAAGATATGGCTAGTTGCAATTTTAGGAATGGCAGGGATTTTTAGGGCGGCTGATACTATTGAACTGTGGTTTCAATCACAGGTGCAGTCAAAATTCAGTGTAATCGCTAAGAATATAGCTTTTCTGCTAAATACTCTCATCAAAATAGCACTAATTTTAACAAAAGCACCATTGTTAGCTTTTGCTTGGGTAACATTAGCAGAATTTGCAATGAGTGCAATTGGCTTGCTGATTGTTTACCAAGCCAGAGGGATCTCGGTGTTGTTATGGCGTTGGAACTTTACTACTGCCAAAACTCTTTTGAAAGAGAGTTTACCTCTAATTTTTTCGGGGTTCGCCATCATGATTTTTATGAGAATCGATCAGGTGATGTTAGGTCAAATGATTGGAGATGAGGAGGTTGGAATTTATTCTGCTGCGGTTCGTGTTTCTGAAATTTGGTATTTTATTCCGGCGGCTATTGTCTCTTCTGTTGCTCCTTCAATTTACGCAGCTAAGGAAAAATCAGAAAGTCTTTATTATCAGCGAATAGGACAATTACTCCGTCTCCTGACATATATATCCTTTGCAATTGCTCTGCCAATGACATTTCTATCTGACAAAATAATTATGGTGATGTTTGGAAGTGGATATGCACAAGCAGGACCGATATTAGCAGTTCATATTTGGACTTCTTTGTTTGTATTTATGGGTCTTGCAACCTCACCGTGGTTTATTGCTGAAAGTTTGAATCATGTTTCTTTAGGTAAAACTTTATTTGGGGCAATATTGAATATTATTCTTAATTTATTGTTGATTCCTAAATATGCAGGATTTGGTGCTGCGATCGCAACAATAATATCTCAAGCTTCTGCTGCTTTTCTATGCAATGGGTTTGATAAAAGAACACAAAAAATATTTAATATTCAGGTGCGATCGCTACTTCCTTTTTATAAGTTTTGA
- a CDS encoding glycosyltransferase family 2 protein yields MDKDKIKTSCLINNYNYAEFVSEAIDSALNQTVKFDEIIVVDDASTDNSAEVLGRFTQIENVKCIFKEKNQGQLSSFNEGFLTATGEIIFFLDADDIYEPQYLENALNFYKRRSECDFLFCAYKKFGTEEGIFQADAVDLDLGYSVIRTLCNGEWIGSITSTLSIRREIITKFLPIPKTEDWRVRADDCLVWGASLVGAKKFYMSNPLVMYRIHQNNQYHNKKILDIDKNYEYKRFWKRNSLFNYIIQTNNLSLPLLLAFTSLDELKTIPCPKLQDFISYLKIIFLFEPNFYWKIKGSVLLFNYFLKILMSGKLKNSSQ; encoded by the coding sequence ATGGATAAAGACAAAATCAAAACATCTTGTTTAATTAATAACTACAATTATGCTGAATTTGTTTCAGAGGCAATTGATAGTGCTTTAAATCAAACGGTTAAATTTGATGAGATTATTGTTGTTGATGACGCATCCACAGATAATTCTGCGGAAGTCCTTGGTAGATTTACTCAAATAGAGAATGTTAAATGTATCTTTAAAGAAAAAAACCAAGGACAATTATCATCCTTTAACGAAGGTTTTTTAACAGCGACTGGAGAGATTATATTTTTTTTAGATGCTGATGATATTTATGAACCTCAATATTTAGAAAATGCCCTAAATTTTTATAAGAGACGTAGTGAATGTGACTTCCTATTTTGTGCATATAAAAAATTTGGGACAGAAGAAGGAATATTTCAAGCTGATGCAGTTGATTTAGATTTGGGTTATTCAGTAATCCGAACTTTATGCAATGGTGAATGGATTGGCTCTATTACTTCAACATTGTCAATACGTCGAGAAATAATTACCAAATTTTTACCTATTCCAAAGACAGAAGATTGGCGTGTAAGGGCTGATGACTGCCTGGTATGGGGAGCCTCTTTGGTAGGGGCTAAAAAGTTTTATATGTCTAATCCTTTAGTGATGTATAGAATACATCAAAATAACCAGTATCATAACAAGAAAATTTTAGATATAGACAAAAACTATGAATACAAAAGATTTTGGAAACGCAATTCTTTATTTAATTACATTATTCAAACAAATAATTTGAGCCTACCATTATTATTGGCTTTCACATCTCTTGATGAGCTAAAAACAATCCCATGTCCGAAACTCCAAGATTTTATTTCATATTTGAAAATAATATTTTTGTTTGAGCCTAACTTTTATTGGAAAATTAAGGGCAGTGTTTTGTTATTCAACTACTTTTTAAAAATTTTAATGAGTGGGAAATTAAAAAATAGTAGCCAATAA
- a CDS encoding GumC family protein, producing MAMEALPQFEEVNIQKYLEVIQRRWLPLVGIFSIAVTFGCLYAFSLKPSYKAEGSLMIKTNRSSSLTGLPDDIGRLEALNINDNPLETQVRVIGSNPVIDRTINTLSLKDNKGKTLSIPDLASQLKIEGIKGTDVVQISYKSSDPKLAAKIVNEVIKSYIDLNIQANQDEARTAKGVLVTEVPKAEEVVRRAESKLRVFKEQNKVIVLQQEATAAVDTISKLGNQISQAQAQLDDVKGRLQQLGSEAQLDSRQGVIASDLSQAPGVQKVLIQLQETESQLAIERTRFSPEHPTITSLEEKVVALKNLLKERTGQVAGTAQITQGSLQLGQLRQSLIADITRAQAERVGLERQIATLLRQQDAYIKRANNLPRLEQTQRELERKLQAAQTTYETLLKKRQEIDIAQNQKIPNARVISLALVPAKAEGPRKILFIVGGGAVGLFLGIIVAFSLDLIDRSVKTVKEAKEVLKYTVLGVIPTQSKNPKTHSSIAGIDRPIPKIIGRDIPYFPLGNAYQILQVNLKFLCSDKPLKSVVITSSVGKEGKSDVSANLAVTMAQAGRRVLLVDADMRNPIQHHIWGLNNTVGLSNVIVGQVSLDAVVQEVMPNLEVLTSGILPPNPVALLDSQRMATLISNFSKDYDLVIFDTPPLSGIADAAVLSTLTDGILLVVRPGVVDLNSANSAKEFLNQSGQKVLGIVINGVNIKNESNNYLPESKKRQIEEDLVSSSLTKFTKDH from the coding sequence ATGGCGATGGAAGCTTTACCACAGTTTGAAGAAGTAAATATTCAGAAATACTTAGAAGTTATTCAACGGCGTTGGCTACCTCTAGTCGGAATTTTTAGCATAGCTGTTACCTTTGGATGCTTGTATGCCTTTTCACTAAAACCCTCATACAAGGCAGAAGGAAGTTTGATGATTAAAACAAATCGATCTTCCTCACTTACAGGCTTACCGGACGACATAGGACGGCTGGAAGCTTTGAATATAAACGACAATCCCCTGGAAACTCAGGTGAGAGTTATTGGCTCAAATCCAGTTATTGACAGAACAATTAATACCCTCAGCCTCAAAGATAATAAAGGCAAAACACTGTCGATTCCCGACTTGGCAAGCCAACTAAAAATAGAAGGAATCAAGGGCACTGATGTTGTACAAATTTCTTATAAAAGCAGCGATCCTAAACTGGCTGCCAAAATCGTTAATGAAGTTATCAAAAGTTATATCGATTTAAATATCCAGGCTAATCAGGATGAAGCACGGACAGCCAAAGGGGTTCTTGTAACAGAAGTACCCAAAGCAGAGGAAGTCGTCAGGAGAGCCGAATCAAAACTGCGAGTATTTAAAGAACAAAATAAAGTTATTGTCCTGCAACAAGAAGCAACCGCAGCAGTCGATACAATTTCCAAGCTAGGAAATCAAATTTCCCAAGCTCAAGCTCAACTAGATGATGTCAAAGGTCGTTTACAACAGTTAGGCAGTGAAGCTCAGTTAGATTCACGGCAGGGTGTAATCGCATCTGACTTGAGTCAAGCACCTGGGGTTCAAAAAGTGCTTATCCAACTCCAAGAAACGGAAAGTCAACTAGCAATAGAGCGGACTCGTTTTTCACCTGAACACCCTACAATCACTAGCTTAGAAGAAAAAGTCGTAGCTCTTAAGAACTTGTTGAAAGAGCGGACAGGACAAGTTGCTGGAACAGCCCAGATAACACAAGGAAGTTTACAGCTTGGGCAACTGCGGCAAAGCTTAATTGCAGATATTACTCGCGCTCAAGCAGAACGCGTTGGTCTAGAAAGACAAATTGCCACCCTCTTGCGACAGCAAGATGCTTACATCAAACGAGCAAATAATTTGCCAAGACTAGAACAGACTCAACGAGAGCTAGAACGGAAGCTGCAAGCAGCTCAAACGACTTACGAAACCCTCTTAAAGAAACGCCAAGAAATTGATATTGCACAGAACCAAAAGATTCCTAATGCTCGTGTCATTTCCCTAGCTTTAGTCCCCGCTAAAGCCGAAGGGCCTCGCAAAATCCTGTTTATTGTTGGTGGAGGAGCAGTTGGTCTTTTCTTGGGTATCATTGTCGCCTTTAGTTTAGACTTGATAGACCGCTCAGTGAAGACAGTTAAAGAGGCGAAAGAAGTCTTGAAATACACTGTTTTAGGAGTAATTCCTACACAGAGCAAAAATCCTAAAACTCATTCTTCCATAGCAGGAATTGATAGACCTATTCCCAAAATTATTGGCAGAGATATTCCTTATTTCCCTCTTGGTAACGCCTACCAAATACTCCAAGTAAACTTGAAGTTCCTCTGTTCTGATAAACCGCTCAAAAGCGTTGTAATCACCAGTTCTGTTGGTAAAGAAGGAAAGTCTGACGTATCTGCAAATTTAGCTGTGACAATGGCTCAAGCGGGTCGTCGAGTTTTACTAGTGGATGCAGATATGCGTAACCCCATACAGCATCATATCTGGGGTCTAAACAATACAGTTGGACTAAGTAATGTCATTGTTGGTCAAGTTTCTTTAGATGCAGTTGTTCAAGAAGTGATGCCTAATCTAGAAGTTCTTACTTCTGGAATTTTGCCTCCCAATCCAGTAGCACTGCTAGATTCTCAACGGATGGCAACATTGATAAGTAACTTTAGTAAAGATTACGATTTAGTTATTTTTGATACACCGCCTCTTTCAGGGATAGCAGATGCTGCTGTTTTAAGCACCCTCACTGACGGTATCCTATTAGTCGTTCGCCCTGGAGTTGTTGATTTGAACAGTGCCAATTCAGCTAAAGAATTTTTAAATCAGTCAGGTCAGAAGGTGTTAGGAATAGTCATCAATGGTGTGAATATTAAAAATGAGTCTAATAATTATTTGCCTGAAAGCAAAAAACGACAGATTGAAGAAGATTTAGTATCTAGCAGCTTAACCAAATTTACCAAAGATCATTAA
- a CDS encoding deaminase, translated as MDNIIFMLAALAQSRKALPECLPNPPVGCVNVDVQEIVAQGYTQVPGKHHAEADALKRIQGKGFNFLKMYVTLEPCSFHGRTPACALAIAEDCRIHEIYVSILDPDPRNNGQGLDILRKAGKTVYVGLCANEVNTFLNQYLLR; from the coding sequence ATGGATAATATTATATTTATGTTGGCTGCTTTAGCTCAAAGCAGAAAAGCTTTGCCTGAATGTTTGCCAAACCCACCAGTAGGTTGTGTAAACGTAGATGTCCAAGAGATAGTAGCTCAAGGGTACACGCAAGTACCAGGAAAACACCATGCTGAGGCTGACGCACTTAAACGGATTCAAGGCAAAGGTTTCAATTTTTTGAAAATGTATGTAACTCTTGAACCTTGTTCTTTTCATGGACGCACACCTGCATGTGCTTTAGCGATCGCAGAAGATTGTCGTATACATGAAATATATGTATCTATACTTGATCCAGACCCCCGCAATAATGGTCAAGGATTAGACATTCTCAGGAAGGCAGGTAAGACAGTCTATGTCGGGTTATGCGCTAATGAAGTCAATACTTTTCTTAACCAATATCTACTAAGGTGA
- a CDS encoding DUF3172 domain-containing protein — translation MLCKNQLSTSKRKSFRFNKILVAIAGAAVLPSTTLGASLTTVTTFIPKNVSKSNQIDDTAFNADVCVQYDTSTIVTNTCVIVILNP, via the coding sequence ATGTTATGCAAGAATCAACTATCCACCTCTAAACGCAAATCTTTTCGTTTCAATAAGATATTAGTAGCGATCGCGGGTGCTGCTGTCTTGCCAAGTACTACCCTTGGTGCTAGTCTTACCACTGTTACTACTTTTATTCCAAAAAATGTTTCCAAGAGCAATCAAATTGATGATACCGCATTCAATGCAGATGTCTGCGTGCAGTATGACACAAGTACAATTGTCACAAATACCTGCGTCATCGTCATCCTAAATCCCTAA
- a CDS encoding RNA polymerase sigma factor, RpoD/SigA family, with protein MSNLTSPPTEVQKTKKKSLAADKKPRATDDIVRSYLQEIGRVDLLTREQEVIFAQQVQLMMNLLAAKEELAVKLDHEPTLQEWADRVELGAEVLELQLSQGHQAKQKMIQANLRLVVAVAKKYQHRNLEFMDLIQEGTLGLERGVDKFDPALGYKFSTYAYWWIRQGITRAIAQQGRTIRLPIHVFEKLNKIKRVQRELSQQLGRVPTTAEIANALSLTPSQVRECLYLARQPFSLEARVGEQQDTELQDILEDDGPSPEDYAVEESLHQDLQDLLAKLSPQQREILTLRFGLTDGYELSLAQIGDRMGISRERVRQIEQKALSLLRRQKEQVRSYLAS; from the coding sequence ATGAGCAACTTAACATCTCCACCTACCGAAGTTCAAAAAACGAAGAAAAAAAGTTTAGCCGCAGATAAAAAACCTCGAGCTACAGATGATATTGTGCGTAGTTATCTGCAAGAGATCGGGCGTGTAGATTTGTTGACTCGCGAACAAGAGGTTATTTTTGCCCAACAAGTGCAGCTAATGATGAATTTACTAGCTGCTAAAGAAGAATTAGCTGTGAAATTAGACCATGAACCCACACTGCAAGAATGGGCAGATCGAGTGGAGTTAGGTGCTGAGGTGCTAGAGCTACAGTTAAGTCAGGGCCACCAAGCCAAGCAGAAAATGATTCAGGCTAATCTCCGGTTAGTGGTAGCAGTGGCGAAAAAATACCAGCACCGCAATCTGGAATTTATGGATCTAATTCAAGAAGGTACTTTGGGTTTAGAGCGAGGGGTGGATAAATTTGATCCTGCTCTTGGCTATAAGTTTTCTACCTACGCTTACTGGTGGATTCGTCAAGGAATTACGCGAGCGATCGCTCAACAAGGACGGACAATTCGCTTACCAATTCATGTCTTTGAGAAACTGAACAAAATTAAACGGGTACAGCGAGAATTATCTCAACAGCTAGGTCGCGTTCCCACTACTGCTGAAATTGCTAATGCGTTATCTTTGACACCTAGCCAAGTTAGAGAGTGTTTATACTTGGCTCGTCAACCTTTCTCGCTAGAGGCACGAGTTGGCGAACAACAAGATACAGAATTGCAGGACATCCTAGAGGATGACGGCCCTTCTCCTGAAGACTATGCTGTTGAAGAATCTCTCCACCAAGACTTACAAGACTTGTTGGCAAAGTTGTCTCCGCAACAACGAGAAATATTAACCCTGCGATTTGGTCTGACTGATGGCTATGAACTTTCTTTAGCACAGATTGGCGATCGCATGGGTATTAGTCGAGAACGGGTACGTCAGATTGAGCAAAAAGCTCTCAGTCTCCTCCGACGACAAAAGGAACAAGTACGTAGTTATTTAGCTAGCTGA
- a CDS encoding ureidoglycolate lyase — translation MGTSKTVQQLQAQWVSSENFRRYGQVIFASLDGKGYDVEDAQLNLQNGIPRFYIMRLEKRGRKFHKITRHVQCTQCLGSLEGKDWLITVCPPHNEVNEPVLEEIAAFRIPGNCFIKLHEGTWHAGPHFDHETVDFYNLELADTNVVDHFTHDFFKSHQLEFEMIL, via the coding sequence ATGGGCACATCAAAGACAGTGCAACAATTGCAAGCGCAATGGGTGAGTTCTGAAAACTTTCGGCGTTATGGACAAGTAATTTTTGCTAGTCTTGATGGCAAAGGTTACGATGTGGAAGATGCCCAGTTAAACCTGCAAAACGGGATTCCACGATTTTATATCATGCGGTTGGAGAAGAGAGGGCGAAAGTTTCACAAAATTACTCGCCATGTACAATGCACTCAATGTCTGGGTTCTTTGGAAGGCAAGGATTGGTTAATTACTGTTTGTCCTCCACATAATGAGGTGAATGAACCAGTATTAGAAGAGATTGCTGCTTTTCGCATTCCGGGGAATTGTTTTATCAAGCTACATGAGGGTACTTGGCACGCTGGCCCCCATTTTGACCATGAAACTGTGGATTTTTATAATTTGGAATTAGCTGATACAAATGTGGTGGATCATTTCACTCATGATTTTTTTAAGAGTCATCAATTAGAGTTTGAGATGATTCTATAA
- a CDS encoding CHAT domain-containing protein, producing the protein MMPKGTSPFTYCPNKFILPNADVLSLLQKSVSASQNLQDNRLLSYSNGALGHFWECQSEQETEALKYTQTAIVAADNKLSAKDSLYLWEWQAGRILDRQNRKEEAIASYQRAFDTLEDIRSDILTAERDVQFDFRDVVRPLYRTLAQSRLDLLGVGAIADERRAKELSEVVKTIDALKLAELQNYFGNDCILSSLNPKQVGELLKDNSVAFKNTGFLSSIILDGKTGMLLQLPNQTTKFKWIEDLNQESISKIVSSNILQQKIAEFRTGLVKGQEEFNYDTTTAAQLYDWIIRPFAEDIKPEKVKTLVFIQDGFLRSVPMAALYDSQQQKYLVETYAIATTPSLRLTTPKARDRSTQKALILGLTEKSTIDGKTFDQLFAVPNEVSAVESIFPNHTDLIDENFSPENFEKTLDKNTYPIVHIASHAQFGIIPEDTFIVTGKNQKLTISQLENSLRNLTSKSDSVELLTLTACETAVGDDRATLGLAGVALQVGVKSAIASLWSVTDDSTSELVKAFYTNYRNTDMSIAEALQKAQIRMIHARKLPPSEGINPSYDNPVYWAPMIAIGNWL; encoded by the coding sequence ATGATGCCTAAAGGAACTTCACCTTTTACTTACTGTCCAAATAAATTTATTTTACCCAATGCAGATGTATTAAGCTTGCTACAAAAGTCAGTATCAGCAAGTCAAAATTTACAAGATAATCGTCTACTTTCTTATTCTAACGGTGCTTTGGGTCATTTCTGGGAGTGCCAATCAGAGCAAGAAACAGAAGCATTAAAATATACCCAAACTGCAATAGTAGCAGCAGATAATAAGTTGAGTGCCAAAGATAGCTTGTATTTGTGGGAGTGGCAAGCGGGACGAATTTTAGATCGACAGAATCGAAAAGAAGAAGCGATCGCATCCTATCAACGAGCATTTGATACCCTCGAAGATATCCGCAGCGATATTTTAACCGCCGAACGAGATGTACAGTTTGATTTCCGCGATGTTGTGCGACCATTGTATCGGACATTGGCACAGTCGCGGCTCGATTTGCTAGGAGTTGGTGCAATCGCCGATGAACGACGCGCCAAGGAATTATCAGAAGTAGTTAAAACCATAGATGCTTTGAAACTAGCAGAATTACAGAATTATTTTGGTAATGATTGCATTTTAAGTTCCTTGAATCCCAAACAGGTGGGAGAACTTCTCAAGGATAATAGTGTAGCCTTTAAGAATACTGGGTTTTTGAGTTCCATAATTTTAGATGGCAAAACTGGGATGTTATTGCAATTACCCAATCAGACCACTAAATTTAAGTGGATTGAAGACCTCAATCAAGAAAGTATAAGTAAAATAGTTAGCAGCAACATCCTACAGCAAAAAATTGCCGAGTTTCGCACAGGATTAGTTAAAGGACAAGAAGAATTTAACTACGATACAACAACGGCGGCACAGCTTTATGATTGGATAATTCGCCCCTTTGCTGAAGATATCAAGCCGGAGAAAGTCAAAACCCTGGTGTTTATTCAGGATGGATTTTTGCGTAGCGTTCCAATGGCAGCACTTTACGACAGCCAACAACAGAAATATTTAGTCGAAACTTATGCAATTGCCACAACCCCCAGTTTACGACTTACCACACCTAAAGCCCGCGATCGCAGTACACAAAAAGCATTAATTTTGGGTTTAACTGAAAAATCCACAATTGACGGGAAGACTTTTGATCAACTTTTTGCTGTTCCCAATGAAGTTAGCGCAGTTGAAAGTATATTTCCTAATCATACCGACCTCATTGATGAAAACTTTTCCCCTGAAAATTTTGAGAAAACACTTGACAAAAACACATATCCTATTGTTCACATAGCTAGCCACGCCCAATTTGGGATCATTCCTGAAGACACTTTTATTGTCACAGGCAAAAACCAAAAACTTACCATCAGTCAATTAGAAAACTCACTGCGAAACCTCACCAGCAAATCGGATAGCGTCGAATTACTCACATTGACTGCATGTGAAACCGCAGTTGGCGACGATCGGGCCACACTAGGATTAGCTGGAGTTGCATTGCAAGTTGGGGTTAAAAGTGCGATCGCATCTTTGTGGAGTGTCACAGATGACTCAACATCGGAACTAGTCAAAGCATTTTACACCAATTATCGCAATACTGACATGAGTATTGCGGAGGCATTGCAAAAAGCCCAAATTAGAATGATTCATGCTAGAAAATTACCGCCATCTGAAGGGATAAATCCCAGCTATGATAATCCTGTATATTGGGCACCAATGATTGCGATCGGTAATTGGCTTTGA
- a CDS encoding ISAzo13-like element ISNpu10 family transposase (programmed frameshift), translating into MSDKQVVESIQDKYDSLSPYLNEKTRRIWAAIEARSLGWGGVSQVALATGLSRTTIHAGIRLLLDASGEKTSNDDSNRIRSSGAGRKLLEEKDAMLLSDLESLIEPVTLGDPESPLKWTSKSVVKLAAALNIGGHRTSPKSVYNLLESLGYSLQSNRKTRDGSSHPDRDDQFLHISNQVLHFQSQNEPVISVDNKKKELIGDFKNSGTEWCEKEQPIEVKMHDFVDPKLGKAIPYGIYDLTSNQRWVNVGIDHDTAEFAVESIRHWWYSMGKQVYPSSEHIMITADCGGSNSYRSRLWKLKLQELATDTGKTIHVCHFPPGTSKWNKIEHRLFCHITQNWRGRPLTSLQVVINLIRNTTTTQGLEVEARLDPNLYKTGIKVTDQELDTIAIERNSFHGEWNYIIKPKVVS; encoded by the exons ATGTCTGATAAGCAGGTAGTAGAAAGCATTCAAGACAAGTACGATTCGTTATCGCCTTATTTGAATGAGAAAACACGGCGTATTTGGGCAGCAATTGAAGCCCGAAGCCTGGGCTGGGGAGGCGTGAGTCAGGTTGCGCTCGCAACTGGACTATCCCGGACTACAATCCATGCTGGGATACGGTTATTGTTAGACGCTTCGGGGGAAAAAACCTCGAATGATGATAGTAATCGAATTCGTTCGTCAGGTGCTGGACGTAAACTACTTGAAGAAAAAGACGCAATGCTGCTATCAGATTTAGAATCGCTGATTGAACCAGTGACACTGGGAGACCCAGAATCTCCTCTAAAATGGACTTCTAAAAGTGTTGTGAAACTGGCTGCGGCATTAAACATTGGGGGACATAGGACTAGTCCTAAAAGTGTTTATAACTTACTTGAATCGCTTGGCTACAGCTTACAATCAAATCGTAAAACCCGTGATGGCTCATCTCATCCAGATAGAGATGATCAGTTTTTACATATTTCCAACCAAGTCTTGCACTTTCAATCCCAGAACGAACCCGTAATTTCAGTTGATA ACAAAAAAAAAGAATTAATTGGAGATTTTAAAAATTCTGGAACCGAGTGGTGTGAAAAGGAACAGCCAATTGAGGTGAAAATGCATGATTTTGTTGACCCCAAGTTGGGCAAGGCAATTCCCTACGGAATTTATGACTTAACCTCAAATCAAAGATGGGTAAATGTTGGCATTGACCACGATACCGCAGAGTTTGCAGTCGAGTCTATTCGTCATTGGTGGTACTCAATGGGTAAACAAGTTTATCCCAGCAGTGAGCATATAATGATTACGGCTGATTGCGGTGGTAGCAATAGTTATCGCTCACGATTGTGGAAATTGAAGTTACAAGAATTAGCAACTGATACTGGTAAAACTATTCATGTGTGTCATTTTCCTCCAGGCACAAGTAAATGGAATAAGATTGAGCATCGCTTGTTTTGTCACATTACCCAAAACTGGCGAGGCAGACCATTAACTAGCTTGCAAGTTGTGATTAATCTAATTCGCAATACTACCACCACACAAGGATTAGAAGTTGAAGCTAGATTAGATCCAAATCTCTACAAAACGGGAATCAAGGTTACAGACCAAGAGCTTGATACTATCGCAATCGAACGAAATTCTTTTCATGGTGAGTGGAACTATATTATCAAACCCAAAGTAGTCAGTTAA